GCATCCGGGGCGGGCAGGGCACGGTGCGGCTCCCCAccgccccgctccccccggGGGAACGCAAAAAGCTGGCGCTGagcgccccgcgccgccgccgccaccgccacGCGTTGGCAGCGCCGCCCACTCCCCCGCCCGGGGCGCAGGGGCCGTCCCCGGGTACGGGCGGGCCCGGGGGTCCCCGCAGCAGCAGCGAGGCCGAGGCCAGGTTACAAACACGCCGTTTATCAGCATCCCCCTCCCCCCGGGTTCCGGAGCCCCCGTGGGGATGGGGCCGGTCCCGGGCGGGGGTGGTTAGCGGTCCCCGCGGTAATTAGCGGTCCCCAGCGCAGATTAGCGGTCCCGGGGGCCGGCGGTTCCTGGCGATAATGAGCAGGGGAAGTCTCCGCCGCGGCTCGTTCACTGAAGCGTCTGTGCCGAGGGCTGGGAGAAGCTCCCGCTGCTGTCCCACTCCCCTCGCATCGAGCCTGGTGCAGCACCCCGCAACTGGCGGgccttggggctggggagaagcGCTGAGCTCTAAGATCTTGGCGGGAGGTCTGCTGTGCATCTCTGGCTAAAACAGCCCCGGACTCGGAGTGGAAGCAATTCCGTGTCCCGTGTGAGGAGGCTGCGCTGGGCAGGGACGTGGGGATAATAAGGGATGGGATCTGTCACCATTTGCCTGTCGGGTCGAGGGCGAGACCAAAATTGAAGCGGCTGTGGTAGCCCCGGGCCAGGAACCGGGCTCCATGCGCGATGCTGCATGTCCAGATCTGCAGGGGCAGAGAGGACAGGTCGATGAGCGCTCATCAGTGACACTGTCCCAGGGACACTGTCCCGCCCCTATCCCGCGGTGCCAGCCCTACCAGGTAGGCGACGAAGGCCACGTAGGCAGCCAGTAGCAGGCCCAGGGGAATGTGGTACTCCAGGCCATGCAGTGTCGGCAAAAAGTCCACCACGAAGTAAATGTTGATGGCGCAGACCAGCCCCGTGATGAGGGTCATCAGCACCTTCCCTGGGCTGCAAGCAGGGCAGTGGGCatcagtgccagggcagggcccCCACCCTGTGAGCCACTGGGCACAGAGGGCTGGGGGAACTGAGTTTTTAGGTGAACCTGACCCCAACTGGGACATCTCTGCACCCCACAGCTATATTTCACCCCGTGGTGAGGTTCTAGGTGTGGACTTTGGCCACTTCCAAATCCAGAACTGGCAGTACCAGGAGGATGGTGAGGATCCAGGGGTGCCCAAGGAACCAGATATGTCATTgggaggaggatgatgagggTAATGATgttctgctctggctgccctgggcaggtggGAATGAACATACCCCTCCAATGTCCATACACTTAGTTGCCCCATGGCATGGTTTGGGGAGGCAGGATGGGCTAAAGGGAAGGtgcctgcagccagagctccccACTCTGCCTCCTCTGTGCCTCCCCGTGCCCTGGCACTCACAGGCTGTTGCTGAAGTCCTGCATGAGCGGGTGCAGGCTGGTGAAGGTGAGGACAGGCAGGACGGCAAAAGgcagctggaaggagagggagaTGAGGACGTCATGGCTGCCAGGCTGAGGTTTTTGGGCACAGCTGATGCTCTCCCACCCCCTTACCAGGATGCTCTGCAGGACGTTGAGCAGGTCATTCATGCCTGTGAGGTGGGTGACATCCTTGAAAGCAGCCACCAAGACCGTGGGCAGGATGGCAAAGGAGCGGGTGAAGAGCACCCGGGTGAAGCGGGACCAGCGGAGCTGCAGGAAGCCCTGGAACACGGCAGAACCTGCACCTCGCCGTGCCTGGGGCACCGGGCCGGGGTGACGCCCCAAACCCTGGCTGGGAGGAACATGGGGGGCATCTCCCTCTCCTCCGTGCCAGGGCACTGAGCGGGCTCTTGCAGGGCTGCAGGTCCCCACTAGGTGTCAGCTCCGACTCATTAACAGAGGATCTAATTAACTGGGGAAACATTGCGTGGGGCACCCACAGGGTGCCGTGGGTGGGCGCTGTCTCCATCCCACCTCCTGGGTGGGAAGCAAGCTGCCACCCACCAGCTCCCCGCAGGAATGGCAGGCAATTAACCCTTCCACGTACTCCTGGGGGGGTATGTGCTGCCCATAGAACCCCTCCACCAGGGCCCACCTGTGAtttccctgccctcagcccctccctgtGGGGGCAATAGCCAGCGTCCTTATGTCTCACCTCCATGACGAACTGCCCTGCATAAGTCCCAGTCATTGtggagctctgtcctgctgccaggatCCCAATGCCCCAGATGTACAATGCCACTGCCCCGAAATAGCAGCCCAGGATGACACCCTGTGTAAGGACACTCCAGTGGGCATCCTGAAGTGTCCCCTGCCCAGGCATTCCATCAGCTCCCAGCTTTCTAGTGGGGTTATaactgcccccagccccaggggttGATGGGGGAGGGATATATCCCCCAGATGGGAATGGATGCTCactgggcacagcctggtgcCACTCACCCCCTGGTAGATGTCCACAGAGACTGTCTCGTTGTTGGTGGGGAAGATGCTGGCATAGTGACTGATGCTGCTGTTGACACACTTGCTGTGCTGTAAGGCATGGCAGGCACTAGTGTGACAgccacccagcagctcccacaggcaCAGGGGGATCCCACATGCCACATCTCAGGGAATGAGAACATGCAGTCCCCAGGGCATGctggtgctgcccctgcccacagctggcacagctgtgatGTCCCTGTGGATATGAGGTGGCACTCACCACGTCCTCATTTCGCTGGTGGTAGAAAGCCTCGCCGAAGACAGCCATGACAAAGAGGTTGATGAGGAAGGAGACAAAGAGGGCCAGGCAGGACTCGATCAGGAAATACATGTTGGCCTCCTGCACTGCTTCCTTCTTGGAGCGGTCGATCACCCGTGTCTGGGCACGGCCAGTGACATGGGTGTCACCGTGAGCAcccctgtcccacagccagGACCAGCTGGTCCCACCAACTACACCCTGGCAGAACGGTGCCCATGGCAGTGCCTTGGTCTCACCTTGACCAAGGAAGAGTGCAGGAAGATGTTGTGGGGCATAATGATGGCGCCAACAATGCCCAtggcctgcagcagctcctttcgCCCACAGCCCGGGCAACTGGGCAGGAAAATGCCCTTCAGCACCTCCACCTGCCCTGGCCTCACCACCACGTACTGGGAAGCAGTGAGAAGGGGCACTGTGAGCCCCCTACCACGGGCTGGTAGCAGGGGACACCGTGTCTAGGGGTCCCTTGCCAGCCTTGCAGGAAAAGGGctgtcccccagctcccccctTCACCTGGTAGCCAAATGTCAGGGCCATGATGGTGATGAGGAGGCCGAAGAAAGCCTCCAGTTTGCGGAGCCCTAGAGAGGTTAAGAGATGGGGTGGAACAGAGCAGGGGACACTGGTGCCATATGGGTCACAGTACCCCCAGCCCTCATCCTGGCACTCACCGTACTTAtcaaggaagaggaagaagagggtgTCCACGATGGTGATAAGGACCCCACCCCAgagggggatgctgcaggatggCCAGGGGCGGGATTAGATACATGGCCCTCTGTGGAGTAGGGCCgtggggggctgggggtccctgtggTGAGGCTCACCGGCCAGCTGAGAGCAGGCTGAAGGCAATGGCTGTCCCAATCACCTCCTGCATGTCAGAGCCGATGATGGCCATCTCAATCGTGAGCCACAGAAGCACACGGGGCacctggaggggacagggcaccGTGAGCTGCCTGAGCCCACAGTGGCACGTAGCTCTGGGCAAGCTGGTGCAGCATCCTGGGTGCAAATCCCTGTCTCCAGGCTGTAGCAGGCCACCCAGAGGGGACCCCAGAAGATTCCTCTCAGCTTCTTCCACAAAACAATTTCAGGATGAAAGATGGATGCTCTATCTGttctcccctgtccccatccctgccccagtgaGAGTTGAGGATAGGATCCATCTGTCTAGATATGGGGGGTTTGAGGGAGGTGGGGCAGAGGGATGCATCCAACCCTCCTTTTGGGGACCTGTCATTCAGCCAGCAtatccctgcctgtcccccccATCAGGACCCCTAACTGCCCCCCTCGTCTGTCATGTGATCCCTCCCCTCAAGCCCCCCCAGTTTTCTGCCCCAGCACGCTTTCCTGCGTCTCTGCTTGGCGTTGCTGCCCCGACGCCTGGGCTCACTGCCGCGGGGGACGctctcaggtgtccccagctgacACCAGGACGCTGAAGTAGCTGCTTACCCCTCCTCACCCTATGCTGCAGGGTGTGGGCTTTGGGGAGCCCCTGAGAGAGGCAATTATCCCACAGCatcttcctgctcctctccagccctgcaaGTCCCTGCTGGGACTGTCACCAGCCCAAGCACAGGCTCCTCCCTCCCGTGGTGTCTCACCTTAGGGTAATAGAGGTAGCAGATCTCGCCCAGGTCCTTCCCGGTCACCACGCCTAGACGGATGGCCAGGcgctggcacagcagccccaggacggtggcccacagcagcacccacagcagctgggggcaggagagagggaggcagTAGGGATGGGTACTGGGCACGATCCGGTCCCCTGTTCAACCAGGGTTGAAGGGAAGAGAggtgccctcccagcccagccggAGGGTGCCCTCTCCTGTGCCAAGGGCCCCCCATGCTTTTCCTGCTCCCGGGCTGGGGaaccagctgccctgggcagccgTTGGCTCTGGAGAGGTTACGAAACCCCCGCCCGCTtccggagccggagccgggcTCACCTTGAATCCCGCCAGAGCCCCGCCTTGCAGGTCTGACTCCACGTTGCCTGGGTCCAAGTAGGCGATGCTCATGAGGAAGCCGGGGCCGGTGAAAGCCCAGAGTTTCCTAAAGCTGAACCCAGGCTGGGACAAGGCACCAGGTCAGAGCCAGGAGCTCCCGTTCAAAGCCAGCGTCTCCTGATTGCACATCCAGTCCCCTTTAGCCCAGTGCTGCCCGCATGGATGTGTTCAGCACATGGAGATCGTCTTCCGGACAGTTTTGGAGAGGAAactgctgcccccagcctgtccccgttagcagcagtgctggaggggcAGTGAGCCCCATCTCACCCATTGCACAGTGATTTTCATGGGGGCCCCAGGGCTGTCAGGCACGATTAATTGCACTCCGTGGGATTCCACTGCTGTcctctgcttttgctgctcctcctgacTAGGGAATACcattccttccccttctctgtTCCACTGCCCTGAGAGCAGATGAGTGTGGGGGGTGGAGGGGGCCTGGTGGGGTTCAAGCAGCCCCAGTGGGCTCATCCATGGGTGGCCCAGGAGGTGTGTGAGCAGTGGCATGATCCTTGTGGCTGGGCAGCACCTTGACCCATTGTCTCAGTTTCTTCACCTGGAAAGCTTTGAGCTTGGAAACACTCAACCTAGGGCTGTGACTTGCCTGAGCTGGGTCTGGGGTGCTGGGAGCATGTCTCCAGAGCATGACCAAGACACATATTCCCCACTGCAGTGGCCTCTTGCCtccccacctccagctccctgcagcactgtccCCCTCCCTCGCCCTCCCTGAGACAGCCTCGCAGTGCCTACCCCAGTGCCCTTGGGGATGCTGATGAGCTCATCCAGGTAGGTCTGGTCCTGAGTGCCAGGGCACTGTGGGGGCATGGggctcctgccagtgctgtAACTCTGCTCTTGGCCCCTGTTCAGGGACTTGGTGAGGCCTGAGGGGGacaaggaagaggaggggaggtGGCAGCCTGCCAGGGGTACAAGGACACTGGTGGGCTGGTAGCCCTGGTGCCAGCTTCCTCCAGTCCCACCTGACCCTGCCTGATGAACCCCATGAAGAACAAGCACCAGTTTTGTAGGGGGGCCATGAGGATGGCTATCAAAGGCTACCCAAAGAGATCAGATGACACCTCCAGCTCAGGTCTCAGCCCTGTTTTCACTAGCCCAAAAGCCAAGTGCGTTTCTGGTCAGAAGGGACTGAAGgggaccctgctccagctcctgctgctgcatgggCATAGAGTGAGGACAAGAAGCTGGCACTGGTCCTAATCCCCCCTCCGCAGCCCACCTACATCCTGGGAATTGGTTGACTCCCATTCCCAGGTTTGAGGGAACAGAGGATGGGGCAGGTGGGGAATCCAGGACAGACTGGAGAGGATGGTGCCCACTGAAAGATGGAGCACAGCCAAGGGTCCCAGGGTGGAGGGAAGGAGGTCTAGGGGATGAAAGGAGGCGCAAAGGGACCCAAGAAGTGTTGTGAGGCTCACCTGGTTCCAGTGACGCCATGGGTGGACCCGACCCAGCCACAGTGCTGAGGCTCCCTGATTTCAGCACTGGGTGCAGTGCCTGCCCAGCTTTTAAAGGATCCCCCGCAGTTGTGTCATTCCACCCCCcccaggaggagaggaggaggataGGAGAAGGAAGTGCTCCTTCCCTACCCCTGTGAACACAGTCTTGGTTCCTCCCGGTGTCGGGAggccccttccctctcctttgccTCACACACGTGCAAACACGAGGCGCCCTGCCCGAGGCGTGGGAGTGTGCCTGCGTGCCACTTTCCATCACATGCCAACGCTTCTGCTTGGGTGGCTGCGGGGCAGGGGACAGTGTCCCACAGAGTGAGGAGGGAGGGCTGGCCCCACGGGAGTAGGGGAAATGCCATAGAAGTGGGAGCGAGGAGGAAGCAGGCGCATGTTGCGTAAGGAGATCAAAATGCACCCTTAGCTGCCGGGGAAAGCgctcagccaggcaggcaggatctGTAACACAGGATGCCCACATCACACTCGGGTACAGGGACCTGCATGCCAAAGATGGGGTGCCAGTGTTGCAGTGCTTTGCTGTGCCAACAAAAGTGGGGCACCCCATCCCCAGGACCCTCGTGGCTGTGGAGGTGGAAgggggagcagctcaggtgccCTTCTGGGGTACCCTtctgccagccaggctgtgtcccaCAGCGAGATGGGCAAGGGGTGTCCCCCAGCAACACGTGGGGTGGTGGCAGGTGCAGGGGTgtgagcctggccctgctccacAGTACGCCCCAGGCATCCCCCACCCCATAAGCAAGGGCTACAACAGCTGGGAGGGGGCAGGATCCCACCCAGAAGGCATGGTGGAGCTTtagcagctcagctgcacctGCCCTCCCCAGTTTCCGCAAAGCAAACAAGACTggacaggcagtgctggctgctttATTTGCCATTAGCTGGAGGGTGGCCAGGTGAGGAGTTGGGGAGGGGGATGGCAGCCCCAGTGGAGGCAAAGGGGGTCCCAATGGGCAGCTGGTGGGCAAAGAATTCTGAAGCAAAGGAGATGGGGTCATGcggctgctggaggagcaatGCCTGGAGGAAGTCAGACAGCAGTGCCCGGACCTcggggtgctgctggaggtaGGCAGCATGGGATAGTTGCAGCTCATCCTGCAGTGGGGTGGACAGGGTGAGTGAGATGGGCATGAACACATATTTCCCCCCAGGGTACTGTGCCAGGGCgagagggacaggagcctgGGTCCTTTCTCACACTTAAGAAGGTGTGAGGAAGGATCTTGGTCAGCCTGCCCCCTCAATGTGCCTTCAGGGGAGACCCTGCTGAAGACTGGCACAGCCCCATGTCACCTTGTCTCCATGTCCACCCATCTTACCTTCCTGTccagaaaaaaggagaagagctCGATGTCCTCCTCCCAGTCCAGGTGATCTTTGGGGAACAGGAGCTGGGGTTTGAACTTACCTGGCAGCAGAAAAGCAGGGCAGGGTGTTCTCCCTTGAATTCCAgacagcaggcagaggctgcctgtgctggggtgcACAAGCCTCCCCTGCTCAGTACCTGACTTGCTGAGGATGGACTCATCCTGTAGCAGCATCAGCACTGGGGAGCCAATCTGCATCAGCCGAGCCAAACGCCTGAGAGGGGAAGAGCCCTTGACCTCCCATGCTgggtgccaggctggcagggctgggtgtctctgagcagagccctgcccttACCCGTTGGGGAGGAAGCTGCTGTGCCACACGGTGGAGGCGCCTGTGCTGGTGTGCACGGCTCGCTGGATCACAAACACCTCCGTCTCTGCTGAgcccactgcctgctgctggatgCCCAGGGCAgactgggaacagccaggggTCAGCCGTGTCTcagagccacccctgccccCAGGTGCCATCCCCATGTCTCCCCCCATGCTGACAGCCACATCCTGCCCGCTCCCACTCCCACTTCCCACATCTCCCCCTGTCATCCCCAGCCTGacccagacccctccccaccccacgGGCCCTCTGGCTGGCTGCTCACATAGCTGGAGGTGCAGAGGTCGCCCTCGGTGTCGATGGCTGGGAAGACAAGGTCGGGGGGCATTGTCTGCCGGCGGGCCAGCacccgcagcagcagcaggctggcgccctccagcagcaccccctgcagcctggcccGGCTGTAGGAGAAGCTCTGGCActgtggctctgcctgcagagagacctggcCACCTcatgggacagccacagctccagcatccccagagcCTGGGCACCCCTGGTGAGACAGGCCAGCTGGGCTGCCCCCTCCCAGGATGTGACCCTGCCCTCAGCCTcacctctccctcctgcagggtCTTCCAGACAGTCATCCCGTGCTCGTGGCTCACAATGTGGGTCATTTTCTCTGTGGGGTGTGGTGTGAGCTGCAGAAGGGGTGGGATGGTAGAGCCAGGGCACCCCCTCCTCTGAGGTGGCACTCCCCAGCACCCTTGTCACTTGGGGTACCATACCAGATGCATTGTGGGAAACTCCCCAGCCCTCcagaggaggggatggggaccAGGCtggtggggcagagctggagtcTAAGTATGACAAGGGATGCCTTGAAGAGCGCACATCCCCAGGAGGGACCATTGCAGGGCacaccccagggcagtgggTGGGACACAAGGAAGGGGACATGCCACCACCATATCAGTCACCTCAaggctctcctgctcctcctgctccagggtcTCCAGCTGCCAGGTCACGTAGGCTGGAAGAGCAAAGCCATGCTCAACCAATCCCATTGGcactgtccccattcccagccctgggggccGCTGGACAGGGATGTTCCAGCCCTGGCTCACCTTTGAGGGTGCTGGAGGCAGGCACACCATCCTTCTTGCCTCGGAACCTGGTTTGCACCAGGATGCAGCTCTGCACCGGCTCATCTTCCCGCTGGTAGGGTGCCCACTGGGCTGCCATCCACCACTGGCCCTCTTCCTTGTCCCTTGGTGAGGCCCCCACGGCCACCACCGCCAGCCTCTCAGCAAACAGGCAccactccagctcctgcagccctgcacagagggATGATGACCGCAACACAGGGACAATGACCGCGAGGAGATGGTCACTCGGGTCACTCCCTCCCGGAGTGGCTGTCGCCATTCCCTCCCCTGCAGGCTGGCGGTACGGGGGGAGGCTGGAGGGGCACGCACCGATGAGGCTCAGGAACTCGGCAGCAGTGTCCGCCATGGCCGGGGTCCCCTGCGGGCTCTCgggagggggctgtgctgccgGACCCTCCGGGCAGCGGGTGGCGTGGCCCCGACCCGCGGGACGCTCCCCACTCGGGGGGCAGTGACGTCCGTGTCGCCCCCCGGGTCGCCGCCCTGCCGGACCGGCCCCGGTGCCCCCGACGCTTCCCCGTCCCCCCGGCAACGCCCGGGCCGCACCTCTTAAAGGAGccgcgccccgctccgccccgccgcGCAGAGAAAGGGACCAGCAGGTGTAAAATCGATCCAGTCTTTTATTTGGGGCGTGGGGGTGATTGTGGCTCCGATCCCCAGGGAAGCGCACCCCCATACGCCAGCAGTGTGACCCTATGGCCCCAtcccagtgtgtgtgtgtacgtACAGGGGGGCTCCGGCTCAAGGATGGggtgctggagaggagccccgTGCCCGGAGGTAGTACTGCCAGCCCGCCTCCCCttgctggctccatcccagcccccacAAAGGAGATGCACAACACAGGGGGGCTTAaggggagggagctgaggggtggtggtggtggtggaggaGAAATTGGAGACACCCAGAAAAACGAGGGGGTTGGAGAGGATTGTAGGAAAAGCCCTTGGTGCCATTTCTATAGCCCCAGCAGTGAGGTGGGGGGCTACAGATCCCTCGAGAGGGGATTGAGGTGCTTCTACGTGATAGCTGGTGACCCTCAAGTTCGAGGGAGCAAAGGCAGGGCTCATTTATGGGGTGCCCACTTAAGGGGGTGTCCactcttccccctcccccaacCCTGCACCCCAGGAGGGAGattcacagcaaaacaaaccacacaGTCTCGGGTCCCCTGTGCCCAACCATCACCCGGCCCTGTGGAAAGGGGGGATCCAGGGACTGGGGGAGGATCTAGGTGGCTTGGTAGAGGTCCTTGCGCCTCCGCACCTCCTTGAGGACACGGGCACGAAAGGCGTCGGGGTCCTCCCCCCTggcctgccacagccccagggcctCCTGCAGCTCCGGCCGGTGGGTCCGCAGGAAGGGGTTGTAGGTCTGCTCTTCCCCCAGCGTGGAGGGGCACTGTGGGggcactgctcagctcccctgctgcaggcagcacccccggcagggagctgggaatgcccccagcaccccctgccctATGCAAGAGGGGGTTGgggtgcagcatccctgccaaGGGAACCCCCTGAGGGGCTGTGGTGGTGGGTGCTGCGCCCAGAGACCCCCATGCCTCACCGtgctcctcttctcctggcGTTGCTGCACTGCCCACTGCAGCTTCTGCTCCAGCGCGGAATTGTCCAGCTCCAGGAGGCTGGCGAAGGTCAGGCACTCCAGTGCGTATTCGTGGCCTGTGGAGCCCCGCACGCAGCCCTTAGCATCACCCCCAGCCAGCTCTCCACCTTGGCAGAGGGACGAGGGGgacaccagcagctctgccctgctgctggggacactcacCCGGCCAAAGCAGCGTGTCCTCGCCCAAGCTCATGGCCAGGTCCAGGGAGGCGAGCATGGTCTCAGGGGAGCCCTCAAACGGCCTGCCTGGACCCCCACACAACCGCCTGTCATGGGGGAGCCTGGGGGTAGCCCTAAGCCCATCCCAGGATGGGATAACCCCCAACACCCCCACCCCCTGTCTGGGGCTGGGTGCACTCACCACAGCCAGCAAGGAAGAGCAGGTCCCCGGAGAAGAGGCAGGGGGGGCTGCCGAAGGGGCCCCCGTCCAGCACGTACACCATGTGGCCCACAGTGTGGCCAGGCGTGGCGAGCGCCTCGAAGGTCAGGCAGCCCACACTCACCTTCTCCCTGTCTGCAagtgggctgtgcagggcacagggggcacCGTCAGGGGGCTCCCCCAACCCCAGCACCTCAAAATACGCACCTGCCCCGGCAGCCCTTCCCACACAGGAGCATGCCAGGACTCTGCCCAACATGGTACGGGAGGGATGGACTGGTGGGTGAGTGCCACAGACAGTGGTGGCTGGGAATGAAGCCCCCCCCAGATTTACAGGGGTGCTAGGGGGGCGCAGGACTTACTGGGTGAGCTGTGGGATGGCGTCGAGAGCGCTGCCATACACCCTGCAGTTGTGCTTCTGGCAgagctcccagttccctccgCTGTGGTCCCTGCAGACAGGGAGGTCAGAGACCCTAAATATATCCCCCCCATCCTCCCCCCATTAAATGGTGTAGGGCTGGGGGTCACCTGAGGTGGGGCAACCTTCACAGCAACTACCAAGCCTTCTAGGGCCACCTCTTGTCCCTTAccagtgtttgtgtgtgcagaatATGGCCTCCAGCATCACCCCCTCTTCTTCAATGGCAGCCTGGGAACAGGAaggaaatatggacagagagACTGGAGGGGACAGAGAACCCAAGTACCAGAAATCGAGCCAGCTCGGGTTTCTGCATTAAATCCACCcttactgttttgttttcctgcttgcaGCCTCCCCAGGCTCCTCACATCTGGACAGCCCTGGCTAAAAGCAGGTTAGAGTGTATCCTCTCCTGGTGTCTCCCTGTCAAACCCTGACTCCCTCAGCTCCCCTGTCATGCTCCTGTCTTCCTTGGGCACTAAGGGCTGCAGATTAGGGGCAGATTTGCTCCCCTCTAACCCCAAAATACAGAGACATGCCACCCCCTCACCTGGAGACAGCCAAACACCAGGTCAGAGTGCTGGTGGGGTCTCACCTGTACAGCCAGCGGGTCAGAGGGGTCGATGACGGCCGCTTGGCTGGAGCCAGTGTCGATGACCAGGTAGCTGTAGTTGTTGGAGAGCACGGGAATGGGCAGGATTTTCAACCCTGGGGGGGAACAGACAGAATCAGGGCATTAACCCCCAGCTGGAAAAGGGGGAGTCCAGGCCAAACTCCCCACACCTTACATCAAATTCTTAGTTAAACATGCTTCGGGCAATTCGGTGATGGCCACCCCTCCCCACGCAAagtgccagtgctgggggcactgcagggccGTGGTGAGGGAGGGGCTCGCCAGGACTCACCAGGGAAGCAGTAGGGCTGGGGCACGGAGTGGCCGTGCGGGTACCGCTCCCGCGCCTTCTTCACCTGCCGCTGGTAGAAGAGGTAGCCCAGGCGTGTGCGGGCGTACAGGCTGTACCTAGCGAAGGCAGACACCCCTAGGCATTAAACCCCAGCTCCCCTAAGGAGCCCGTTTGGGAAGAGGGCTACTGCCGAGGCTGTGAAACCCGCAGGCAACGCACACAGGGCCACTTTCTCATTCGGGAGGGCTAGAgctggtgtgtgtgtgcgcCACACCCCAGATGCATAGTGAGGGAGGACTGGTTCCCCAAGCAGCAAGGACTGGGGGGCATTGCTGCGGGGCGCTcaccaggaggggctggtgctggctgtTCCTCGCCATGCTCCCGGGGGAACATGCTTGCTATGGTCCGGGGAATCAG
This genomic stretch from Oenanthe melanoleuca isolate GR-GAL-2019-014 chromosome 7, OMel1.0, whole genome shotgun sequence harbors:
- the SLC11A1 gene encoding natural resistance-associated macrophage protein 1 isoform X1, which codes for MASLEPGLTKSLNRGQEQSYSTGRSPMPPQCPGTQDQTYLDELISIPKGTGPGFSFRKLWAFTGPGFLMSIAYLDPGNVESDLQGGALAGFKLLWVLLWATVLGLLCQRLAIRLGVVTGKDLGEICYLYYPKVPRVLLWLTIEMAIIGSDMQEVIGTAIAFSLLSAGRIPLWGGVLITIVDTLFFLFLDKYGLRKLEAFFGLLITIMALTFGYQYVVVRPGQVEVLKGIFLPSCPGCGRKELLQAMGIVGAIIMPHNIFLHSSLVKTRVIDRSKKEAVQEANMYFLIESCLALFVSFLINLFVMAVFGEAFYHQRNEDVHSKCVNSSISHYASIFPTNNETVSVDIYQGVSGTRLCPGVILGCYFGAVALYIWGIGILAAGQSSTMTGTYAGQFVMEGFLQLRWSRFTRVLFTRSFAILPTVLVAAFKDVTHLTGMNDLLNVLQSILLPFAVLPVLTFTSLHPLMQDFSNSLPGKVLMTLITGLVCAINIYFVVDFLPTLHGLEYHIPLGLLLAAYVAFVAYLIWTCSIAHGARFLARGYHSRFNFGLALDPTGKW
- the SLC11A1 gene encoding natural resistance-associated macrophage protein 1 isoform X2, which codes for MASLEPGLTKSLNRGQEQSYSTGRSPMPPQCPGTQDQTYLDELISIPKGTGPGFSFRKLWAFTGPGFLMSIAYLDPGNVESDLQGGALAGFKLLWVLLWATVLGLLCQRLAIRLGVVTGKDLGEICYLYYPKVPRVLLWLTIEMAIIGSDMQEVIGTAIAFSLLSAGRIPLWGGVLITIVDTLFFLFLDKYGLRKLEAFFGLLITIMALTFGYQYVVVRPGQVEVLKGIFLPSCPGCGRKELLQAMGIVGAIIMPHNIFLHSSLVKTRVIDRSKKEAVQEANMYFLIESCLALFVSFLINLFVMAVFGEAFYHQRNEDVHSKCVNSSISHYASIFPTNNETVSVDIYQGGVILGCYFGAVALYIWGIGILAAGQSSTMTGTYAGQFVMEGFLQLRWSRFTRVLFTRSFAILPTVLVAAFKDVTHLTGMNDLLNVLQSILLPFAVLPVLTFTSLHPLMQDFSNSLPGKVLMTLITGLVCAINIYFVVDFLPTLHGLEYHIPLGLLLAAYVAFVAYLIWTCSIAHGARFLARGYHSRFNFGLALDPTGKW
- the CATIP gene encoding ciliogenesis-associated TTC17-interacting protein isoform X1 yields the protein MEPARGGGLAVLPPGTGLLSSTPSLSRSPPVRTHTHWDGAIGSHCWRMGVRFPGDRSHNHPHAPNKRLDRFYTCWSLSLRGGAERGAAPLRGAARALPGGRGSVGGTGAGPAGRRPGGRHGRHCPPSGERPAGRGHATRCPEGPAAQPPPESPQGTPAMADTAAEFLSLIGLQELEWCLFAERLAVVAVGASPRDKEEGQWWMAAQWAPYQREDEPVQSCILVQTRFRGKKDGVPASSTLKAYVTWQLETLEQEEQESLELTPHPTEKMTHIVSHEHGMTVWKTLQEGEAEPQCQSFSYSRARLQGVLLEGASLLLLRVLARRQTMPPDLVFPAIDTEGDLCTSSYSALGIQQQAVGSAETEVFVIQRAVHTSTGASTVWHSSFLPNGRLARLMQIGSPVLMLLQDESILSKSGKFKPQLLFPKDHLDWEEDIELFSFFLDRKDELQLSHAAYLQQHPEVRALLSDFLQALLLQQPHDPISFASEFFAHQLPIGTPFASTGAAIPLPNSSPGHPPANGK
- the CATIP gene encoding ciliogenesis-associated TTC17-interacting protein isoform X2 — its product is MEPARGGGLAVLPPGTGLLSSTPSLSRSPPVRTHTHWDGAIGSHCWRMGVRFPGDRSHNHPHAPNKRLDRFYTCWSLSLRGGAERGAAPLRGAARALPGGRGSVGGTGAGPAGRRPGGRHGRHCPPSGERPAGRGHATRCPEGPAAQPPPESPQGTPAMADTAAEFLSLIGLQELEWCLFAERLAVVAVGASPRDKEEGQWWMAAQWAPYQREDEPVQSCILVQTRFRGKKDGVPASSTLKAYVTWQLETLEQEEQESLELTPHPTEKMTHIVSHEHGMTVWKTLQEGESALGIQQQAVGSAETEVFVIQRAVHTSTGASTVWHSSFLPNGRLARLMQIGSPVLMLLQDESILSKSGKFKPQLLFPKDHLDWEEDIELFSFFLDRKDELQLSHAAYLQQHPEVRALLSDFLQALLLQQPHDPISFASEFFAHQLPIGTPFASTGAAIPLPNSSPGHPPANGK